From the Gallaecimonas kandeliae genome, one window contains:
- a CDS encoding sulfurtransferase TusA family protein, which produces MRVDLTSYRCPLALVQAKLSIRDWPRQSPLELLLAEASSLADLCRWLDSQGLPHEQERQGAFFQLRLMPLQPDSADLPPAKEML; this is translated from the coding sequence GTGCGTGTTGACCTCACTTCCTACCGTTGCCCCCTGGCCTTGGTACAGGCCAAGCTGAGCATCCGTGACTGGCCCCGGCAGTCGCCCTTGGAGCTGCTGCTGGCCGAGGCGTCTAGCCTGGCCGATCTGTGCCGCTGGCTGGACAGCCAGGGCCTGCCCCATGAACAAGAACGGCAAGGAGCCTTTTTTCAGCTACGCCTCATGCCGCTGCAGCCAGACTCTGCCGACCTTCCCCCTGCCAAGGAGATGCTGTGA
- a CDS encoding AI-2E family transporter: MKDLVLDWFRRRFSDPNAITLFLLLVFGFFAIYAFGAVMAPLLVALVLAYLLEWPVQQLVRCRFSRTWATVLVMIAFLGISLLALVFLVPTLWTQTSNLVKELPNMLDQLRHFVMELPSRYPSLVQPEQIQTLLDESQKTLLSWAQTALGATVGSLGNVVAIMIYLILVPLLMFFLLKDKDSLLAGLGRFLPRNRKLAQQVWHEMNLQIVNYIRGKVLEILVVGIATYVTFALFGMRYSVLLGLAVGLSVLIPYIGAVVVTIPVVLVAAFQWGLDSTFLYLMLAYGVIQALDGNLLVPILFSEAVNLHPIFIILAVLFFGGIWGFWGVFFAIPLATLVKAVINAWPRPEPAQEKAAEVQ, from the coding sequence GTGAAAGACTTGGTGCTAGATTGGTTCCGCCGCCGTTTTTCCGACCCCAACGCCATTACCCTCTTCCTGTTGCTGGTGTTCGGCTTTTTTGCCATCTACGCCTTCGGGGCCGTGATGGCGCCGCTGCTGGTGGCCCTGGTGCTGGCCTACCTGCTGGAGTGGCCGGTGCAGCAGCTGGTGCGCTGCCGCTTTTCCCGCACCTGGGCCACCGTGCTGGTGATGATCGCTTTCCTCGGCATCAGCCTGCTGGCCCTGGTGTTCCTGGTGCCGACCCTCTGGACCCAGACCTCCAACCTGGTCAAAGAGCTGCCCAACATGCTGGACCAGTTGCGCCATTTCGTGATGGAGCTGCCGAGCCGCTACCCCAGCCTGGTACAGCCAGAGCAGATCCAGACCTTGCTGGACGAGTCCCAGAAGACCTTGCTGAGCTGGGCCCAGACGGCCTTGGGGGCCACTGTCGGCTCTCTGGGCAACGTGGTGGCCATCATGATCTACCTGATCCTGGTGCCGCTGCTGATGTTCTTCCTGCTCAAGGACAAGGACAGCCTGCTGGCCGGCCTCGGCCGCTTCCTGCCCCGCAACCGCAAACTGGCCCAGCAGGTCTGGCACGAGATGAACCTGCAGATCGTCAACTACATCCGCGGCAAGGTGTTGGAGATCCTGGTGGTGGGCATCGCTACCTATGTCACCTTCGCCTTGTTCGGCATGCGCTACTCGGTGCTGCTGGGGCTGGCGGTGGGGCTGTCGGTGCTGATCCCCTATATCGGCGCCGTGGTGGTGACCATTCCCGTGGTGCTGGTGGCGGCCTTCCAATGGGGCCTGGACAGCACCTTCCTCTATCTGATGCTGGCCTACGGAGTGATCCAGGCCCTGGACGGCAACCTGCTGGTGCCCATTCTCTTCTCCGAGGCGGTGAACCTGCACCCCATCTTCATCATCTTGGCGGTGCTCTTCTTCGGTGGGATCTGGGGCTTCTGGGGGGTCTTCTTCGCCATCCCCCTGGCGACCCTGGTCAAGGCGGTGATCAACGCCTGGCCGCGGCCCGAACCGGCCCAGGAAAAGGCGGCCGAAGTGCAATAA
- a CDS encoding GNAT family N-acetyltransferase has product MPLRVRPYRADDAGALARLFYESVHRSALGPYSQAELDAWAPYPIDQALWQRKLNELKPLVAEEDSQVLGFMTLERGGFIGLAFSHPDHQRRGVATALYQALEAQAREQGLARLSVDASKLARPFFEGQGFVVVRENQVPRHGQLLVNWTMGKDL; this is encoded by the coding sequence GTGCCACTGAGGGTCAGGCCATACAGGGCCGACGACGCCGGGGCCTTGGCCAGGCTTTTCTACGAGAGTGTGCATCGCTCGGCCCTGGGCCCTTACAGCCAGGCGGAGCTCGACGCCTGGGCGCCCTACCCCATAGACCAGGCCCTATGGCAACGAAAGCTCAACGAGCTAAAGCCCCTGGTGGCGGAAGAAGACAGCCAGGTGCTGGGTTTCATGACCCTGGAGAGAGGCGGTTTCATAGGCCTGGCCTTCAGCCACCCGGACCACCAGCGCCGTGGGGTGGCAACAGCCCTTTACCAGGCCCTGGAAGCCCAGGCCAGGGAGCAGGGCCTGGCCCGGCTCAGTGTCGACGCCTCAAAGCTCGCCAGGCCCTTCTTCGAGGGCCAGGGTTTTGTGGTGGTGCGGGAAAACCAGGTGCCCCGCCACGGCCAGCTGCTGGTCAACTGGACCATGGGAAAAGACCTCTGA
- the ltaE gene encoding low-specificity L-threonine aldolase — protein MIDFRSDTVTQPTDEMRQAMALAQVGDDVYGDDPTVNALEAFACDKLGFEAGLFTSSGTQANLLALMSHCDRGDEYLCGQQAHNYKYEAGGAAVLGSIQPQPIDNEPDGSLALDKLEAAIKADDFHFARTRLVSLENTIGGKVLGLDYQAQVAALCKARGLKLHLDGARAFNAAVALDVDIKAITRHYDSVSICLSKGLGAPIGSLLMGDAEFIARARRLRKMVGGGMRQAGIIAAAAHIALDKMPGRLKEDHDHAALLAERLAAIGALTVTATPTNILYARCNQGREQALKAFLQGRGILITAGKPMRFVTHLGIKEEDVELLAASIGEFYRCH, from the coding sequence ATGATCGATTTTCGCAGCGACACCGTCACCCAGCCGACCGACGAGATGCGCCAGGCCATGGCCCTGGCCCAGGTGGGGGACGACGTCTACGGCGACGATCCTACCGTCAACGCCCTGGAAGCCTTCGCCTGCGACAAGCTGGGCTTCGAAGCCGGCCTCTTCACCAGCTCCGGCACCCAGGCCAACCTCTTGGCGCTGATGAGTCATTGCGACCGGGGCGACGAATACCTCTGCGGCCAGCAGGCCCACAACTACAAATATGAAGCGGGCGGCGCCGCCGTGCTGGGCAGCATCCAGCCCCAGCCCATCGACAACGAACCCGATGGCAGCCTGGCCCTGGACAAGCTGGAGGCGGCCATCAAGGCCGATGACTTCCATTTCGCCCGCACCCGCCTGGTGTCCCTCGAGAACACCATAGGGGGCAAGGTGCTGGGCCTGGACTACCAGGCCCAGGTGGCGGCCCTGTGCAAGGCTCGCGGCCTCAAGCTGCATCTGGACGGCGCCCGCGCCTTCAACGCCGCCGTGGCCTTGGATGTGGACATCAAGGCCATCACCCGCCACTACGACTCGGTGAGCATCTGCCTGTCCAAGGGCCTTGGCGCCCCCATCGGCTCGCTGCTGATGGGCGATGCGGAGTTCATTGCCCGCGCCCGGCGCCTGCGCAAGATGGTCGGCGGCGGCATGCGCCAGGCCGGCATCATAGCGGCGGCGGCCCATATCGCCCTCGACAAGATGCCCGGCCGCCTCAAGGAAGATCACGACCACGCCGCCCTGCTGGCCGAGCGGCTGGCCGCCATAGGGGCTCTGACCGTCACCGCCACCCCCACCAACATCCTCTATGCCCGTTGCAACCAGGGCCGGGAGCAGGCATTGAAAGCCTTCCTGCAGGGCCGCGGCATCCTCATCACCGCCGGCAAGCCGATGCGCTTCGTCACCCACCTGGGCATCAAGGAAGAAGACGTGGAGCTACTGGCCGCCAGCATCGGCGAGTTCTACCGGTGCCACTGA
- a CDS encoding ABC transporter ATP-binding protein yields MLFGWFERRLDPLPKAEPTEPPRTLVAFCLHYTKGAWPYLALAATLMAAVALTEVWLFGFLGRIVDWLSGLDRETFLQEQGLKLTAMALMVLVGLPALVGLHSLLNYQTIIGNFPMRIRWQVHRYLLKQSLAFYQDEFAGRVATKMMQTALAVRECVMKLMDVLNYVAVYFLGTLFIVGQADKRLVVPLLLWLGCYFLLLRYFVPRLSQVSAKQADARSVMTGRIVDSYTNIQTVKLFSHAKREADYAEEGMRGFINTVYGQMRLVTQLNVCLYLMNALLLSSVAALALWLWLHELVSVGAVAVALGLVLRLWGMSQWIMWEVSALFENIGTVQDGIGSLAAPRLVEDKPGAQDLAVRQGGIAFQDIRFHYGKDSGVIEGLSLDIKPGEKVGLVGRSGAGKSTLVNLLLRFYDLEGGRILIDDQDISAVTQDSLRAQIGMVTQDTSLLHRSVRDNILYGRPDATEEMMLEAARKAEAAGFVEDLSDAKGRTGYDAHVGERGVKLSGGQRQRIAIARVMLKDAPILILDEATSALDSEVEAAIQENLYRLMAGKTVIAIAHRLSTIAAMDRLVVMDKGQIVEMGSHEELLAHGGIYAQLWERQSGGFLDPGEMEELRA; encoded by the coding sequence ATGTTGTTTGGATGGTTTGAAAGGCGTCTCGATCCCCTGCCCAAGGCCGAACCCACAGAGCCGCCACGTACCCTGGTGGCTTTTTGCCTGCACTACACCAAGGGCGCCTGGCCTTACCTGGCGCTGGCCGCCACCCTGATGGCGGCGGTGGCCCTGACCGAGGTCTGGCTGTTCGGTTTCTTGGGCCGCATCGTCGACTGGCTCTCTGGCCTTGACCGCGAAACCTTCCTCCAGGAGCAGGGCCTCAAGCTGACCGCCATGGCGCTGATGGTGCTTGTGGGGCTGCCGGCCCTGGTGGGGCTGCACTCGCTGCTCAACTACCAGACCATCATCGGCAACTTCCCGATGCGCATCCGCTGGCAGGTGCACCGCTACCTGCTCAAGCAGTCCCTGGCCTTCTATCAGGACGAGTTCGCCGGCCGGGTGGCCACCAAGATGATGCAGACCGCCCTGGCCGTACGCGAATGCGTGATGAAGCTGATGGACGTGCTCAATTACGTGGCCGTCTATTTCCTCGGCACCCTCTTCATCGTCGGCCAGGCCGACAAACGGCTGGTGGTGCCGCTGCTGCTGTGGCTGGGCTGCTACTTCCTGCTGCTGCGCTATTTCGTGCCCCGCCTCAGCCAGGTGTCGGCCAAGCAGGCCGACGCCCGCTCGGTGATGACGGGGCGCATCGTCGACAGCTACACCAACATCCAGACGGTGAAACTCTTCTCCCACGCCAAGCGCGAGGCGGATTACGCCGAAGAGGGCATGCGCGGCTTCATCAACACCGTCTATGGCCAGATGCGGCTGGTGACCCAGCTCAACGTCTGCCTCTACCTGATGAATGCCTTGCTGCTGAGCTCGGTGGCGGCCCTGGCCCTCTGGCTCTGGCTGCACGAACTGGTGTCGGTCGGTGCCGTGGCCGTGGCCCTGGGCCTGGTGCTGCGGCTCTGGGGCATGTCCCAGTGGATCATGTGGGAAGTGTCGGCGCTCTTCGAGAACATCGGCACAGTGCAGGACGGCATCGGCTCCCTGGCCGCGCCGCGGCTGGTGGAAGACAAGCCGGGTGCCCAGGACCTGGCCGTGCGCCAGGGCGGCATCGCCTTTCAGGACATCCGTTTCCACTACGGCAAGGACAGCGGCGTCATCGAAGGCCTCAGCCTCGACATCAAGCCCGGCGAGAAGGTGGGGCTGGTGGGCCGCTCCGGGGCCGGCAAGTCCACCTTGGTCAACCTGCTGCTGCGCTTCTATGACCTCGAAGGAGGCCGCATCCTCATCGACGACCAAGACATCAGCGCCGTGACCCAGGACAGCCTGCGCGCCCAGATAGGCATGGTCACCCAGGACACTTCCCTGCTGCACCGCTCGGTCCGCGACAACATCCTCTACGGCCGCCCCGACGCCACCGAGGAGATGATGCTGGAGGCGGCCCGCAAGGCCGAGGCGGCCGGCTTCGTCGAGGATCTCTCCGACGCCAAGGGCCGCACCGGCTATGACGCCCACGTGGGCGAGCGCGGCGTCAAGCTCTCCGGCGGCCAGCGCCAGCGTATCGCCATCGCCCGGGTGATGCTCAAGGACGCCCCCATCCTCATCCTCGACGAGGCCACCTCGGCCCTGGATTCCGAGGTGGAGGCGGCCATCCAGGAGAACCTCTACCGGTTGATGGCCGGCAAGACGGTGATCGCCATCGCCCACCGCCTCTCCACCATAGCGGCCATGGATCGCCTGGTGGTGATGGACAAGGGCCAGATAGTGGAGATGGGCAGCCACGAGGAGCTGCTGGCCCACGGTGGCATCTACGCCCAGCTTTGGGAGCGCCAGTCAGGCGGCTTCCTGGACCCGGGCGAGATGGAAGAACTGAGGGCATGA
- a CDS encoding DUF2780 domain-containing protein — protein MRALMVTALLLASALPVQAMSLGKLGDALKSATQTKATQPQGSLVETLMSSLGVSQDQATGGAGALFALAKDKMSNTDFAKLSQVVPGMDKLLAAAPDAAQVDSDAQNGGNSSLLGKAGALLGADSNLATLNGAFESLGMDSGMVRQFLPTVLDYVQSKGGTELMQSLKTALLGG, from the coding sequence ATGAGAGCATTGATGGTGACAGCGTTGCTGCTGGCAAGCGCCCTGCCCGTCCAGGCCATGAGCCTTGGCAAGCTGGGTGATGCCCTCAAGAGCGCGACCCAGACCAAAGCCACCCAGCCCCAGGGCAGCCTGGTGGAAACCCTGATGTCGAGCCTGGGCGTCAGCCAGGATCAGGCCACCGGCGGCGCCGGCGCCCTCTTCGCCCTGGCCAAGGACAAGATGAGCAACACCGATTTTGCCAAGCTCAGCCAGGTGGTCCCGGGCATGGACAAGCTGCTGGCCGCCGCGCCCGACGCGGCCCAGGTGGACTCCGACGCCCAGAACGGCGGCAACAGCAGCCTGCTGGGCAAGGCCGGCGCCCTGCTGGGGGCCGACAGCAACCTGGCTACTCTGAACGGCGCCTTCGAATCCTTGGGCATGGACTCGGGCATGGTGCGCCAGTTCCTGCCCACCGTGCTGGACTATGTGCAGTCCAAGGGCGGCACCGAACTGATGCAGAGCCTGAAGACGGCCCTGCTGGGCGGCTAA
- the bcp gene encoding thioredoxin-dependent thiol peroxidase has translation MQPLGPGDKAPAFDLRDQDGNPVRLGDFAGRQLLVYFYPKASTPGCTVQACGLRDSLAELKAQGVAVVGISPDPVKRLKNFEQKQSLNFPLLADEDHSVAEAFGVWGLKKFMGREFDGIHRLSFLIGPDGTVRHRFDKFKTSDHHQVVLDWIKANG, from the coding sequence ATTCAGCCATTGGGCCCGGGCGACAAGGCCCCGGCCTTCGACCTCAGGGATCAGGACGGCAACCCAGTCCGCCTCGGCGATTTCGCCGGCCGCCAGTTGCTGGTCTATTTCTATCCCAAGGCCAGCACCCCGGGCTGCACTGTCCAGGCCTGTGGCCTGCGCGACAGCCTGGCCGAACTCAAAGCCCAGGGCGTGGCCGTGGTGGGCATCAGCCCGGATCCGGTCAAGCGCCTCAAGAACTTCGAACAGAAGCAGTCCCTCAACTTCCCGCTGCTGGCCGACGAGGACCACAGCGTTGCCGAAGCCTTCGGGGTCTGGGGCCTGAAGAAATTCATGGGCCGCGAGTTCGACGGCATCCACCGCCTCAGCTTTTTAATAGGGCCGGACGGCACTGTCCGTCACCGCTTCGACAAGTTCAAGACCAGCGACCACCACCAGGTAGTACTGGACTGGATCAAGGCCAACGGCTGA
- a CDS encoding glycine cleavage system protein R, with protein MSQFLVVTAVGEDRPGIVNELVKMASSCHCNIVDSRMAILGNEFTLFMLLSGDWNAIARLESQLPVLARDHHLLTMMKRTGTHQAANHAHRLELAASTRDRPGIISQITQFMAERQASISALAANTEGDRLHLNMRINLPEGADLGEFEQALAPLCQSAELDVTLSHQTPLTEIRHKE; from the coding sequence ATGAGCCAATTTCTGGTGGTCACCGCCGTCGGTGAAGACAGGCCGGGCATCGTCAACGAACTGGTCAAAATGGCCAGCAGCTGCCACTGCAATATCGTCGACAGCCGCATGGCCATCCTCGGCAACGAATTCACCCTTTTCATGCTGCTGAGCGGCGACTGGAACGCCATAGCCCGGCTCGAAAGCCAGTTGCCGGTGCTGGCCCGTGACCATCACCTGCTGACCATGATGAAACGTACCGGCACCCACCAGGCGGCCAACCATGCCCACCGCCTGGAGCTGGCGGCCAGCACCCGCGACAGACCCGGCATCATCTCCCAGATAACCCAGTTCATGGCCGAGCGCCAGGCCAGTATCTCGGCACTGGCCGCCAATACCGAGGGTGACCGCCTGCACCTCAACATGCGTATCAACCTGCCCGAAGGGGCAGATCTTGGCGAATTCGAGCAGGCCCTGGCGCCGCTGTGCCAGAGCGCCGAGCTGGACGTGACCCTGTCCCACCAGACCCCCCTGACAGAGATCAGGCACAAGGAGTAA
- the dapA gene encoding 4-hydroxy-tetrahydrodipicolinate synthase, producing the protein MFTGSIVALVTPMTTEGAVDFEALKRLVEWHIQEGTQGIVAMGTTGESATLETDEHVAVVQAVCDAAAGRVQVIAGNGGSATHRVVALTKALDELPIDGYLTATPAYNKPTQEGLIAHFKAVAAATAKPILLYNVPGRTAVDMKPQTVATLSELPNIVGIKEATGDLARLADLQALVAEDFVLLSGDDATCRAFMAAGGHGIISVTVNVAPKAMREMCDAALRGDAMAALKRDLPIQGLHRSLFIESNPTPAKWALKRLGLLATDTLRLPLVPLTAAGQASVEADLKKAGLI; encoded by the coding sequence ATGTTCACCGGCAGCATCGTCGCCCTGGTCACCCCCATGACCACAGAGGGAGCCGTAGATTTCGAGGCCCTCAAACGCCTTGTTGAATGGCATATCCAAGAGGGGACCCAGGGGATCGTTGCCATGGGCACCACGGGTGAGTCCGCCACCCTGGAGACCGATGAACATGTTGCCGTAGTCCAGGCCGTCTGCGACGCCGCCGCCGGCCGGGTCCAGGTTATCGCCGGTAACGGCGGCAGCGCCACCCACAGGGTGGTGGCCCTGACCAAGGCCCTCGACGAGCTCCCCATCGACGGTTATCTCACCGCCACCCCGGCCTATAACAAGCCGACCCAGGAAGGCCTGATAGCCCACTTCAAGGCTGTGGCTGCCGCCACCGCCAAGCCGATATTGCTCTACAACGTGCCTGGCCGCACCGCCGTGGACATGAAACCCCAGACAGTGGCCACCTTGAGTGAACTTCCCAACATAGTGGGTATCAAAGAGGCCACTGGCGACCTGGCCCGGCTCGCCGACCTGCAGGCCCTGGTGGCCGAGGACTTCGTCCTGTTGTCCGGTGACGACGCTACCTGCCGCGCCTTCATGGCGGCGGGCGGCCACGGCATCATCAGCGTCACCGTCAACGTCGCCCCCAAGGCCATGCGTGAGATGTGTGACGCGGCCCTGAGGGGCGATGCCATGGCGGCGCTCAAGCGGGATCTGCCCATCCAGGGACTGCACAGGTCGCTCTTTATCGAAAGCAACCCGACGCCGGCCAAGTGGGCGCTCAAGCGCCTCGGCCTGCTGGCAACTGACACTTTGCGTTTGCCGCTTGTTCCCCTGACCGCAGCGGGGCAGGCGAGCGTTGAGGCCGATCTCAAGAAAGCCGGCCTTATTTGA
- the bamC gene encoding outer membrane protein assembly factor BamC has translation MTIRKTTLALAVIALAGCSSTMDKRQADGGFAYADVKPQPPLQAPAGLHPPKDDGKYAIPQLKGQGPVGKELDIRAPRLVLTLAGGSRLEESESGSKVEIDATDGVGDVVAIINSRLDEWLKARNIPVDKRTGTDIDTGWFVPADQDSMMKAADDFPVKRRFAIHIEAPAHKRSAVVTVKSLGAEKADDDEASIGSGERASVAVLNDYLAFYAGKDTVSQREMALSKYRPIAVTLSQSGEVPAFTLGADFERAWSRLPMVLEHLGFAVKDIDKSLGTIFVSYEGNPDSSFWSGLFGGGGKDLSFKHGKYQVLLGEKGENTSMTITDKDGQPLAADKYSEMYNPFSELMADPKLEEFKK, from the coding sequence ATGACCATAAGAAAAACCACCCTGGCCCTGGCCGTCATCGCCCTGGCCGGTTGCTCCAGCACCATGGATAAGCGCCAGGCAGACGGCGGTTTCGCCTATGCCGACGTCAAGCCCCAGCCCCCCCTCCAGGCCCCGGCCGGCCTGCATCCGCCCAAGGATGACGGCAAGTACGCCATTCCCCAGCTCAAGGGCCAGGGTCCTGTGGGCAAGGAACTGGATATCCGCGCCCCGCGCCTGGTGCTGACCCTGGCGGGTGGCTCCCGCCTCGAGGAAAGCGAGTCCGGCTCCAAGGTGGAGATCGACGCCACTGACGGAGTGGGTGACGTGGTCGCCATCATCAACAGCCGCCTGGATGAGTGGCTCAAGGCCCGCAATATCCCGGTCGACAAGCGTACTGGCACCGACATCGACACCGGCTGGTTCGTGCCTGCCGACCAGGACAGTATGATGAAGGCGGCGGACGACTTCCCCGTCAAGCGCCGCTTCGCCATCCATATCGAGGCCCCTGCGCACAAGCGCAGCGCCGTGGTGACCGTCAAGTCCCTGGGCGCCGAAAAGGCGGATGACGACGAGGCGAGCATCGGCAGCGGTGAGCGGGCCTCTGTGGCCGTGCTCAACGACTACCTGGCCTTCTACGCCGGCAAGGACACCGTCAGCCAGCGCGAAATGGCCCTGTCCAAGTACAGGCCCATCGCCGTGACCCTGAGCCAGAGCGGCGAAGTACCGGCCTTTACCCTGGGCGCGGACTTCGAGCGAGCCTGGAGCCGCCTGCCCATGGTGCTGGAACACCTGGGCTTTGCGGTCAAGGACATCGACAAGAGCCTGGGCACCATTTTCGTCAGCTACGAAGGCAACCCGGACAGCTCCTTCTGGAGCGGCCTCTTCGGTGGCGGTGGCAAGGATCTCAGCTTCAAGCACGGCAAGTACCAGGTACTGCTGGGCGAGAAGGGCGAGAACACCTCCATGACCATCACCGACAAGGATGGCCAGCCCCTGGCCGCCGACAAGTACAGCGAGATGTACAATCCTTTCTCCGAGCTGATGGCCGATCCCAAGCTCGAAGAATTCAAGAAATAG
- the purC gene encoding phosphoribosylaminoimidazolesuccinocarboxamide synthase: MEKRQELYRGKAKSVYTTDNPDYLILHFRNDTSAFDGEKVEQLARKGMVNNKFNHFIMEKLEAAGIPTQIEKLLGDDEVLVKKLDMIPVECVIRNYAAGSLVRRLGVEEGKKLDPQTFELFLKNDALHDPMVNDSLCEAFGWATADQLARMKALTYKVNQVLSKLFDDAGMLLVDFKLEFGLFKGEIVLGDEFSPDGCRIWDKETKKKLDKDRFRQGLGGVVEAYEEVAARLGVKLD; this comes from the coding sequence ATGGAAAAACGCCAAGAGCTTTACCGTGGCAAAGCCAAGTCTGTTTACACCACGGATAATCCTGACTACCTGATCCTGCACTTTCGTAACGACACTTCGGCCTTTGACGGCGAGAAGGTAGAGCAGCTGGCGCGCAAGGGCATGGTGAACAACAAGTTCAACCATTTCATCATGGAAAAGCTGGAAGCTGCCGGCATCCCCACCCAGATCGAGAAGTTGCTGGGCGACGACGAAGTGCTGGTCAAGAAGCTGGACATGATCCCGGTCGAATGCGTGATCCGCAACTACGCCGCCGGCTCCCTGGTGCGCCGCCTGGGCGTGGAAGAGGGCAAGAAGCTGGATCCCCAGACCTTCGAGCTGTTCCTGAAGAACGACGCCCTGCACGACCCCATGGTCAACGACAGCCTCTGCGAAGCCTTTGGCTGGGCGACGGCCGACCAGCTGGCCCGCATGAAGGCGCTGACCTACAAGGTCAATCAAGTGCTGTCCAAGCTGTTCGATGACGCCGGCATGCTGCTGGTGGACTTCAAGCTCGAGTTCGGCCTCTTCAAGGGTGAAATAGTCCTCGGCGACGAATTCAGCCCCGACGGCTGCCGGATCTGGGACAAGGAAACCAAGAAGAAGCTGGACAAGGACCGCTTCCGCCAGGGCCTCGGCGGCGTCGTCGAAGCCTACGAAGAAGTGGCCGCCCGCCTGGGCGTCAAGCTCGACTAA